DNA sequence from the Methylacidiphilum kamchatkense Kam1 genome:
GAGGCGGAGAGCTTATATGAGGAAATTTGGGCTTAGCAGGATTCAATTTAGAGAATTAGCGTCATGGGGAGAAATTCCTGGGGTAATTAAAGCTAGTTGGTAAACAGGGAAAGGAAATATGACAACGGATCCTATTGCTGATTTCTGTTCTGCATTGCAAAATGCTGCATATGCGAAGAAAAAAGAATTAACTGTTCCTTATTCTCGGATTAAAGAGCAGATCGCTAAAGTCATGCTGGATGAGGGTTATTTAGAAAAATCTGAAAAAATA
Encoded proteins:
- a CDS encoding type Z 30S ribosomal protein S14 translates to MATKAWIAKQKRKPKFSTRKYNRCKISGRRRAYMRKFGLSRIQFRELASWGEIPGVIKASW